One window of Nocardia sp. NBC_00508 genomic DNA carries:
- a CDS encoding response regulator transcription factor, with translation MTSVLIVEDEESLADPLAFLLRKEGFEVTVVGDGPSALAEFDRSGADIVLLDLMLPGMSGTDVCKQLRTRSGVPVIMVTARDSEIDKVVGLELGADDYVTKPYSARELIARIRAVLRRGAGEDLDGSSESGVLEAGPVRMDVDRHTVMVNGKPVTLPLKEFDLLEYLLRNSGRVLTRGQLIDRVWGADYVGDTKTLDVHVKRLRSKIEADPAKPEHLVTVRGLGYKLEA, from the coding sequence ATGACGAGTGTTCTGATCGTCGAGGATGAGGAGTCGCTGGCCGATCCGCTCGCGTTCCTGCTGCGCAAGGAGGGTTTCGAGGTCACCGTGGTCGGTGACGGGCCATCCGCGCTCGCCGAGTTCGACCGGTCCGGGGCGGACATCGTTCTGCTCGATCTCATGCTGCCCGGCATGAGCGGCACCGACGTGTGTAAGCAGCTGCGCACCCGCAGCGGCGTACCGGTGATCATGGTCACCGCGCGCGACAGTGAAATCGACAAGGTGGTCGGCCTGGAACTCGGCGCCGACGACTATGTCACCAAGCCGTATTCGGCGCGTGAGCTCATCGCGCGCATCCGCGCGGTGTTGCGGCGCGGCGCGGGCGAGGACCTGGACGGTTCCAGTGAGAGCGGCGTGCTCGAGGCCGGTCCGGTCCGGATGGACGTCGACCGGCACACGGTCATGGTGAACGGCAAGCCGGTCACGTTGCCGCTCAAGGAATTCGACCTGCTCGAATACCTGCTGCGCAACTCCGGGCGTGTACTCACCCGCGGTCAGCTGATCGACCGCGTCTGGGGCGCGGACTATGTCGGCGACACCAAGACCCTGGACGTGCACGTCAAGCGACTGCGCTCGAAGATCGAGGCCGACCCGGCCAAGCCGGAGCACCTGGTCACCGTCCGCGGCCTCGGCTACAAACTGGAAGCCTAG
- a CDS encoding sensor histidine kinase, whose amino-acid sequence MSVPQAVLLAVVAAVVGLAVGGLLIPYVNARQAARRQAESGLTMSQVLDLIVLASESGIAVVDEYRDVVLVNPRAEELGLVRNRLLDERAWAAVEKVLATGESAEFDLTAKNPVPGRGRIAVRGVARQLSREETTFTVLFADDDSEQARMEATRRDFVANVSHELKTPVGAMSLLAEAMLESAEDPEAVRHFGQRVLGESRRLGKMVTELIALSRLQGAEKLPELEVVDVDTVVMQAVDRSRTAAEAAGITVSTDRPSGLEVLGDETLLVTALSNLVENAIAYSPPGSHVSVSRSLRGDHVAMAVTDRGIGIAKEDQERVFERFFRSDKARSRATGGTGLGLAIVKHVAANHNGEITLWSKLGTGSTFTLRIPAHHEAGADDDHDGAVVSTIETSPRPSGAGRPNGVEARR is encoded by the coding sequence GTGAGTGTTCCCCAGGCCGTGCTGTTGGCAGTCGTCGCGGCTGTCGTCGGCCTGGCAGTCGGCGGGCTACTTATCCCGTATGTGAATGCCAGGCAGGCCGCCCGCAGGCAGGCCGAGTCGGGTCTCACCATGTCGCAGGTCCTCGACCTGATCGTGCTCGCCTCCGAAAGCGGCATCGCGGTGGTCGACGAATACCGCGACGTCGTGCTGGTCAACCCGCGTGCGGAGGAACTCGGCCTGGTCCGCAACCGCCTGCTCGACGAGCGCGCCTGGGCCGCGGTGGAGAAAGTGCTGGCCACCGGTGAGTCCGCCGAGTTCGATCTCACCGCCAAGAACCCGGTCCCCGGCCGCGGCCGCATCGCCGTGCGTGGCGTGGCCAGGCAACTATCGCGCGAAGAGACCACGTTCACCGTGCTGTTCGCCGACGACGATTCCGAGCAGGCGCGCATGGAGGCCACCCGGCGCGACTTCGTCGCCAACGTCAGCCATGAGCTCAAGACCCCGGTCGGCGCGATGAGCCTGCTGGCCGAGGCCATGCTGGAATCGGCGGAGGACCCGGAGGCGGTACGTCACTTCGGCCAGCGCGTGCTCGGCGAATCGCGTCGGCTCGGCAAGATGGTGACCGAACTCATCGCGCTCTCGCGCCTTCAAGGCGCGGAGAAGCTGCCCGAGCTCGAGGTGGTGGACGTGGACACCGTGGTGATGCAGGCGGTGGACCGCTCGCGCACCGCGGCCGAGGCCGCCGGTATCACGGTCAGCACCGACCGGCCCAGCGGTCTCGAGGTGCTCGGCGATGAAACTCTGCTGGTCACCGCTCTGTCCAACCTGGTGGAGAACGCCATCGCCTATTCACCGCCCGGTTCGCACGTGTCGGTGAGCCGCTCGCTGCGCGGCGATCACGTGGCGATGGCGGTCACCGACCGCGGCATCGGCATCGCCAAGGAAGACCAAGAGCGGGTTTTCGAACGATTCTTCCGGTCCGACAAGGCGCGTTCCCGCGCCACGGGCGGCACCGGGCTCGGTCTGGCTATCGTCAAACACGTGGCCGCCAACCACAACGGGGAAATCACCCTGTGGAGCAAGTTGGGCACTGGATCGACGTTCACCTTGCGCATACCCGCCCACCACGAAGCAGGCGCCGACGACGACCACGACGGCGCCGTGGTGAGCACGATAGAAACAAGCCCGCGCCCCTCGGGGGCGGGCCGACCGAATGGTGTGGAGGCACGCAGATGA